From Eleftheria terrae, the proteins below share one genomic window:
- a CDS encoding TraR/DksA family transcriptional regulator: MTTLTDAQRSTLRAQLDEREKQLQAEVREEREARADRSIEQAGQVGDHGDAAATHLQEGIRHVETERDIEELRDIDAARARLDDGSYGECVDCGQAIAFARLQAQPTALRCADCQTDFERVHPTILRDPG; the protein is encoded by the coding sequence ATGACGACATTGACAGACGCTCAGCGCTCCACCCTGAGGGCCCAGCTGGACGAACGCGAGAAGCAGCTGCAGGCCGAAGTGCGCGAGGAACGCGAGGCGAGGGCCGACCGTTCCATCGAGCAAGCCGGCCAGGTCGGCGATCATGGCGATGCGGCCGCCACTCACCTGCAGGAAGGCATTCGCCACGTCGAGACCGAGCGCGATATCGAGGAACTCCGCGACATCGATGCCGCGCGCGCCCGGCTGGACGACGGCAGCTACGGCGAATGCGTGGACTGTGGCCAGGCGATTGCCTTTGCCCGACTTCAGGCGCAACCCACCGCGCTGCGGTGTGCCGACTGCCAGACGGACTTCGAACGAGTCCACCCCACCATCCTGCGCGACCCGGGCTGA
- the flhD gene encoding flagellar transcriptional regulator FlhD, with the protein MSTTADQILAEIREANLSYLMLAQNLIRTDREQALYRLGVSEDTADLLEVLSPAQMLKIASGNTLLCRFRFDDELVWGLLTNHGKAAANDATSRLHAAIVMAGRHQEAA; encoded by the coding sequence ATGAGCACCACCGCAGACCAGATCCTCGCAGAGATCCGCGAAGCCAACCTGTCCTACCTGATGCTGGCGCAAAACCTGATCCGCACCGACCGCGAACAGGCCCTGTATCGGCTGGGCGTCTCGGAAGACACCGCTGATCTGCTGGAGGTGCTGAGCCCGGCGCAGATGCTGAAGATTGCCTCGGGCAACACGCTGCTGTGCCGCTTCCGCTTCGACGACGAACTGGTCTGGGGCCTGCTCACCAACCACGGCAAGGCCGCGGCGAACGACGCCACCTCGCGCCTGCACGCCGCCATCGTGATGGCCGGCCGGCACCAGGAAGCCGCCTGA